In the Granulosicoccus antarcticus IMCC3135 genome, TCCAGCCATGGCTGGAGATATCCTTGCGTATGTCTGCCTCTATCTCTTTCGCCGGATCGAAAGACAGGAACGTGTGAGGGGGGGAGTCCGGTTCCACGCCTCTGCTCAGTGCATCGTCCATGAGCATGTAGCGCTCGTATTGGACGAGCTGATCGAACAGGAGGATGCCGAAGTGTTGACCCATCTGGCCGATGACCGATAGCGCTGCGTGCTTCACACCCATAGCCTCGATGCTGACACTGATCAGGCTTTGGTCGTGAGGAATCAGACTCCACGGCTTGGCGCGATACAACAGGGCGGCAGCGTCAAAGAATTCACCAATGGCCTCAGCACCGGCTCCGGTGGCGGAATACGTCATGGGTTTGCTCAGTGCCATGTCCTTTTGCATGATGGATTGCAGTCTTGCGAGCTCAGGTGTTGGTGCGCACTCAAAATGGATGGATGGGAATGACGCCTTGAGAATTTCGATGTGTCTGGCATCGCTCATACGAATATGCGAAGGGGCTCCTGCTGGCCCGATAGCAGGCTCGTTGATCGCCATTTCGAGTTCTTGTGGCAGATCGAGTTCCAGATTCTCCGGGCCCATCAGCTCTATCCTGATGACCTGGCCAATGTCATTCAGCCACATGAACATCTGAGGACGATAGGGAGCTCCCGGTTCGTCCGTGATGAAGCGAGGGGCGTCAATCAGGCCCCCGATCCACTCCCGCTTGCGGCCTATCGAGGAGATGCTTGCTGAGCCGCTCTTGTCACTCTGGACCAGTGATAACGGTGTGGGTTCCTGGCGGCTTGTGTCAGGGGATTCCACTTTTTCCAGAAGTTCAGGGGAAACATTCCATTTCGTGCCGGCATAACTCAAGAGAGTGACCGTCTTTTTGTTGGGTTTGATAACAATCGCCTCTACCGGCTCGCCGTGCTTGTCCTCGAAGCAGACCCGGTCGCCAGGCTTGAACCGAGCCATATGCGCAGCTCGACTGTCTGCCTGTTGCTGCTTGGCCCGTTCGACGATGTAGACATTGATGAGCGATAGATCATGTTCTGTACAGTCGTCGAGAAGCGACTGTATGGCGCTCAGATGTGCAGGTAGTTCAGGTAGTAATGCCATGGGGGAAGCTTGATTAGAATGACGCTACCGACAAGGATACAGGCGATGAGACGAGAACTGAAGTGCTCACTTGGTTCACATCGTCTCACCTGGCAACTGTGGAATTTTCAGAGGGTAGTGGACTGATGCAGGTCGAGTTCACGCTGGGGAAGCCGACTGCTGGCGAGGCACACACCGAATCAGGGGTGATATTTCCTGAGATTTGAGGCGTTTGTTGTCTGATTTTCGATCGCCCTCTGATGCTGGCGCGACGCAGCTTTTGCGCTGAGTGTGATGTACTTCATGGATTTGAACTCGTGCTGCACTACTGCTGTATACACGACAATAGTGTCAGGTCGCACGCGAGTAGAATGCATGCTGAATCTGAAATGGCTTTAATAGCCTCCAGGTAACAAAGGATTGCTTCACTATGCCCTTATATGATCCACCAAAGCAGTGGCGCCCTTTCTACCACCGGTGCGGCAAGTTGCCGGCTGATGGTATTGACGTTCACTATCTCGGCAACGAGTTTTTGAACCGACCACCTTGCTGGGTGATGACGATCAGCCGGGAAGCAACCGAGTCTGATCTGGAAGAGAATCACAAACTGGAAGAGGTGGGCGAGTCGATCTGGATGGTGGCTGCGGAGATTACCCATTGCCCCTACTGTGGCGAACATCTGCCAGTGCCGGATGTGGAAGATCACGACCTGGAAGTGGATCTGGACGAAACCGAGCACGCCGGTCATGATGCGTTCGGAGCGTTTTCGCTTCTGAACATGTAGTCGTGGTCGGTCTCGAAGAACTGGGCTTGAGCCTGCCTTTGCCGCCCAAGCCGATCGGCAACTACCTGCCGGCTGTGGTAGACGGCGACATGCTTTATGTATCGAGAACGCTGGGCACCATACGCGACGAAAACGACAATGACATCGTGCCTATCAAGGGCAAGCTGGGATCTGATCTCACCATAGAGCAGGGCTACCAATCGGCCAGGTACATGGCGCCGAGCATTGCGGCATTGGAGGCCGATGATGAATACTTCAAACAGATCAACCTGCTGACACTCAGAAATACCATGCTTGGCAATTTCCTGGGGACCCCGGGTGTGAGCCTGCCTGTTGGCAAGGATGGGCAGGGTTTGCCCGTTGGTATGCTGGTATCGGCTGCGATGGATCGTGACGATCAATTATCGCGTATTGCAAGGGTGATACAGAATGTGATTGAAAGGTAGGTGGTTATCTCCTGTTGGATAAGCTGAAACACGAGAGCATTTACCGGGCTAATTACGTTAGCCGGGCACTGTCAACGAGCCTTCAAGGGCTTCGCTGATAGCACAAAGCAGGTCTGAGCGCGAAACAGGTTTTGAGAGTTGGAGGTTGCCACCACCTACCATTTCATCAGCAACGCAGAAGTCGGAATAGCCAGACATGGTAATGACCGGCAGTTCGGGGCAACGCTTACGCAGAATGGTCGCCAGATCAACACCATTCATGCGGCCGGGCATCATGACGTCAGTCAATAGCAGATCGAAATCTTGATTGCTCTCAATTATAATGAGGGCCTGATCCGCTGTGTCGGCCGTTGTCACCGCATAACCGGCGCTGCTAAGCATGGCTTCGAGTACATCCAGAACTTCAGCAGTATCTTCGACGAGCAGAATACGTTGGCCTGTCGGTTCAAGCGCTTTTCCCACTGAATATTTCGGCTCTGCGTCAACTGCTGTTGTGCTGGCCGGAAAGAAAAGTTCAAAAGTCGTGCCTTTGCCAGTCTCGGAAGTGACCGCCGCTCCACCTTTCGACTGTTCCATGAATCCCTGGATCATCGACAGGCCCAGCCCCGATCCTTGCCCCGGAGCTTTGGTGGTGAAGAAGGGTTCAAAAATTCTCGAGAGATTTTCTGCGGCGATCCCATGCCCAGTATCGGTGACTGATAACACCACATAAGGACCTGTTTGAATCGTGTCTGGATAATCAGAGGTGCTTTCAGTTATGTCGACACCAGTAGTGGTAATGGTTAGTGTACCGCCATCGGGCATCGCATCACGGGCATTCAGGATCAGGTTCAACAGTGCACTTTCTGTCGCACCTACGTCCACTTCGATCGGCCAAAGCTCTTCTGTGAGGGTGGTTTCCACGGAAATGTTGGTGGCAATGGTACGCACAGTCCAATCACGCGTCTCTCTCACCATCTCGTTTACGTCAACCCTGCGCGGCTGCAGTGGAGCCTTGCGGGCGAAGGCGAGCATGGAGCGCGTCAGGTCTGCGCCACGGCTGGCCGCACCGATACTGGCATCGATATGTTCGAGGTGAACTTCGTTGGAAATATTGTCGCGCAGTAACTCTTGTCGGCTGAGGATGACGGCGAGAAGGTTGTTGAAATCGTGGGCTACACCGCCGGTAAGCTGACCGACCATGCTGAGGCGATCGTAGTGCTCCACCCGCGAGCGATCGCGTTCATGCTCCGTTACATCCTCGATGACAAGCACGGTACCGATCTCAGGTGATGCCTTGCGCGGCAGTGATGTGCTTGCCAGCCGAACACTGCGCATCTCCTCAGTAGCGGCACCCGACATAAGAAACACGCCGACTGCCTGGTGGTCTTTTGACAATGCTCTGTTGACCGGGTTCTCCACACCAACCAGTGCTTGCGTCTGGCCGGCATTGAAGAACAAGACATCACTGGGCCAGTTGATCGGTGTGGAGCTGTCATCGATCCCGATCATCTCTCTGGCCACCGGGTTGGCGAATACGATTTCCCCATTCCGGTTCATGCCCAGAATACCGCTTTGAGCGGCGTCCATTACGGCGCGCAACTGGCTGGTTGCGTTGAGTGTTTCGGCAGTTCGGTCTTCGGCGTGATTGCGCAAGGTTTCCGCTTCCCTGCGTGCTCGTTCCGCTTCGTCGTGGGCCAGTTTCGCTTCACCATGTGCGGCCTTTGCACGGCGGCGCGCCCGATCGCTCATGATCAGCGCCGAACCAAAGGCAAGGATGAGCATTGCTGCGGCTAACAGCCCTGCGATGGCGATTCGTTGGCGACCGGCAGTCCAGAAAACTGGCGCACCAAAGTATTTCTGCCTCAAAGTGGCGTAATCATCAGATAGCAGATAGCTGCCAATTGCCGTATTCAGACGTTCTCGAACCTTGCCTAGTCCAAAGCGCAGAAGAATTCCTCGTTCTGAGCGGTAGAGTTCGGGAGTAAGTTCCAGTATCTCTGCTGATAATTCCCGCCGCTCAGCACTCGCTGAAGTGTAACCTTTGGTTTTCAGAACGACGTCGATGCTTCTATCAAGCAGGGCATCCAGAAGGTAGTCTCCCGGTTCGAACGTGATAACATCCAGAGTCTTGTCTTTGAGCGCCATCCTGTGGCCGAATGTGCCTCCCAGGACACCCACCTTGTGTCCGGAAATATCGCCAAGAGACAGAGTTTCCTCACGTTCATTGCGGCGCACAGTTGCAGTAACGAGAAGCTCTTCCGTGGGCAGGGTGTGGTCAGCCAGTCCGCGGGAGTCGGTCGGAAGCGCGAATAATGGGATCAGATCTACGCCAGACGCATTCGGCCCTTGAGTCATGTCCGCAAAACTTATGACCTCGAAGCGGTAGTTCAGACCCGCTCGCTCTGCCAGTTTCTGGAACAGTTCAATGGCGAACCCGGTGTACTCTTCATCCTCTTCCAGAAGAAAGTACGGTGCGAATTCCAGACCTTCAACGATTTGTGGAATTCCAACCTTCAGGACTTCCGGTTCAGGCTCGAAATGTTCCATCAGGTACCTTCTGCGCAATTCCGGCAGGGAGCCATCCGCCTCCATCCTGTTGATAGCGGTATTGATCGACGGCAGTAAATCAGCGTGGGAGTTGTGAAGGGCAACCACTCGCTGAACTTCTGCGACAGGCTCGCTGATCGGCAAGATCAGGTGGTCCAGACCTGCTCTGTAGGTCCACGTCTGGACTGAGTCTTCGGGGAATATGACAGCATCGATGTCCTGTGCCAGGAGTGCGAGCAATCCTTCGCCAGGGCTTGATATCGGAACCTCTATCTGATGTTTCAGATACTCGTCGACTCCTGTGGGTCTTCCCGGCAGCACGGATACCCTCAGTGAGCCGTCGAGCGAAGTATCCAGATCGTCCAGACGCGAACTCAGGCCGAAGAGAGCATAGCGTGATGTACCGACGGACTGGGAAAAGACGTTGCTCTGGTTGAAAATCGCTAAATCTGGAGCGCCTGCAAGCATATCCGTCTCACCGGAAATCTGGGCGTCGACCAATGCGGTTATGTTGTCGAAAATCTGGATTTGTACATTGCGCCCAATCTGCTTACCAAGCAATCTGGCAAACTCGACAGAGTAACCGGTATATTCACCGTTGCTTCCGATCTCGAAAACAGGTGGGGCGAGAGTCCATCCTATCTTGAGCGTGGCTTCGGAATCTGAGCGGGCGTTTGTCACCCATAAAGTGGCTGCTACGAGAATTACCATCGCTGCTATAGCACGAAAAGTGATGGGTTCCATTCTAGCCATTGTGTTGCGATCAAACCTCAGTAGCAATACCTGCAGAGCTAGACTTATTATACTGTGGGCACAACGTGTTAGTGCCGAGAGAAGGCTCGATCACGCTTTCTTGAGGTAACTTTCGCAATCATGCTTGCAGTATAGTTCTTTCCTCTCTGCGCACTGTTGCACTAAAACTGAGCAAGTAAATCAGGGTGATAATCATCTGTCGTTATCTTGATTTTATGCTGTTCCATTCTGGTATCAAGAAGCCTGGACATGGCTGCCAGATTATCCAGGGTGATGGTGTTGTCATCCAGTTCGTATAGCTGCCTTGAGCCCTTATACATGAAGTTCATGATAATCATCGCATCCACATTATTGTCTTCTATCAGTGGTTCGATTTTGCGCTGTTTGCGGTAGATGCGATTGAGCTGTTTTTTCAGATTCCATACATAGACCACCTCATTCATGAACGCATTATCTCGACAGTGATAAATCACGTAAGCAGCTATCAAGGCTGCAAGCACGACACCGATGAGGTTCAAGATGAAATGGGATTCCTCCGGCGTGCTGAACCAGCTAATGAGCAGGCTCGAACAGACAATTGAGACGATCATCATTTGGACGACGATCGCTGCAAATATTATCTTGTAGTGCTTGCTGTAGCGTTGTTTGTCAATGGCTCTGAGCTTCATTCAATAGTCCGGATTAGGGTTACTTGAATTTTAACGAAAATGTGTCCCGTGCGCAGGGGTTACAGTCTGGGTGGATTCACTTGCAGTGCCTCTGGTTTTAGGGAAAATGGCACTCGTGCTGGACTGCAAAAAGTTAAGATGAGTGTAATCATCACATTCCAGTGTGTGCTTCGGAAACCAAGCGAGATTCTCAATTGACAGGACCAATTCTGATTTCAATCATCCAGAGCATGATCGCGCTGCTGCTTGCCGGTGCGCTGCTCTTTCCGTTGTTTTCTCGCCCCCATTTCGAACAGAACACAACGACCAGGGTTCTGATCGGCTTGATTTTCGGGATAACCTATGTAGCGCTGTCTCTCAACAGCCTCGTGTTGAATGACGGTGGAGTGCTGAATGCCTCGGCGGGGGTGCTGATCTTTGCTGCGTATCTGGGCGGGCCAGTCGCCGGTGCTATGGTCCTGACGGTTTCGCTGGCTATTCGAGCTGGTTTGGGTGGAGATATGCTCATCCTAGGTCTGGTCATGCAAGCGATATGCGTGTTTGCCGGTTTGTTGCTGCGTATGATCAGACCTTTTTCAATATGGCCACAGCTGCCCAATCGTATTCTGTTTTACGCCCTTGGCGTTTTTCTCGTGATGCATTGCTCAGGCGTCATTCTGGCCATTCTCCTGGATTTGGCGGCTATCACCCCGATTGCTTCTGAATTCGTCGTCTTTATATTGGCAGGACTACTGTCGGTGACAGTTACGTGGGCTGTTATTCAACAAAGCTGGCGGCTGGCCTCTATAGAACGGGAGAACGGTGCACTGCTGCGACAATTGCAACTGATATTCAAAAATTGCGGAATTGGGGTGTTGTACTACAACGGGCGTAGTGGACGGCTCGACTTTGACCCGAGTTTCAGGAAACTCTACGGCCTATCGGAGAACGAGGTGCTTGAACCTTACACTCTCATTTCGCGCCTGGTACATGCCGAAGACCGCGAGGCGGTAAAAGTGCACATTTCGAATGCCATCTACGGCAGCGGAACACATGGCAGCCAGCTGTTTCGGACCTGTAGCGACGATGATCAGTTGCGCCATATACGATCAACCTGGCAGGCCGAGAGCGAGACACCAGAAGGCTTGCGAAACCTCATCGGACTGCACATTGATGTAACCGATGTCACCACTGCACAGCAACAACGAATCGAGGCTCAGCAACAGATCGCAGCCATTGCCGAAAACTTGCCGGGTGTCATCTTTCAGTTGATCTGGCAGAACTGTAGCGTGAAGGAGCTGACGTATATCAGCTCAAAATCCGTCGATTTGTGGGGGCTGACGCAAGAGGCGGTGCATCAGGCCCCCTGTGAGAGTCTTGCAGCTCATTTTGAGGCAGGCGAGGCAGAAAAGGTCAGTAGGGCTATCAATGATGCCGCGAGCAACGGCGGACGTGGTTCCACACGCGTCTGGATGCGGGGCCGGAGCGAAAAAAGGATCAGAGTCGAGCTACAGGTGCAAGCCATGGACCTTGGTAATGGAACTCACCTTGTCAACGGTATCTACGTAGATATCACGAGTGAATCGGCCGCGCAGGAAGAGGCCGATCTACAGGCGGCACTTGCCCGACAATCTCAGAAGAACGAGAGTATCGGTCGGCTTACCGGCGGTGTTGCGCATGATTTCAATAACATCCTGGCTATCATTCTGAGTAACCTTGAACTGCTTCGGGATACGGTTGAAAGCGATAGTCAGAGAGCAATGATAGATGCCGGAATCGGCGCGAGCCATCGAGGGGCCGGTCTGACCCGAAGTATGCTGTCTTTCGCACGAACGGCAAGTCTTGATCCTGAAGCTCTGGACCTGAACACGGTTGTGCGCCATGCCAAGAACTGGATGCACCGCGCCATGCCGGAGTCCGTCGAGGTGGAGATGTCCCTGTTAGCAGGGCTCTGGCCTGTCAGGCTTGATGCATCATTACTTGAAAGTGCGTTGTTGAACCTGATCGTGAATGCGCGTGATGCCATGCACAATCACGGCAAGCTGACGATCGAGACTGCAAACGTACGTATCGACCAATCCTTTATCGACACGCGAAATGAGACGATTTCACCGGGTCGCTACGTCATGCTGGCGGTAAGCGACACCGGCTCTGGGATTGAGGCGGACACTCTGGAATGTATGTTTGATCCTTTTTACACGACAAAGGCGCCAGGAGAGGGCTCAGGCATAGGCCTGTCGATGATACAAGGCTTCGTCAAGCAATCCCTGGGGACTATTCGGGTCTATACCGAGCTGGGAATGGGCACATCCTTCAAGATCTATTTCCCCGTCTGTGACACCGCACCCGTGATCAAGCACAAAAAGATTGACGAAGTGTCGTCGCACGAGTGCAGTGGCGCTCGCATTCTGTTGGTTGAGGACGATGAAAACATTCGCGAGGTTCAACTGGCCATGCTTGAGAGAGGAGGGTATCGGGTTGTCACGGCCAATAGTGGTGATGCTGCGCTGGATATTTTCAACGCTGACTCAGCGTTCGATTTGATAGTAACCGACATTGTCATGCCTGGAGAGCTGCAAGGCACAACTCTGGCCAGTAAGGTCCGTGAAACCAACCTGCAGATTCCCTTTATTTTCATGTCTGGCTATGCAGCCGAAGCGACCGTACATGGGAATGGCCTGAGACCGAAAGATATTCGTTTGATGAAGCCGGTGCCCATGTCCAGTTTGCTGAATTCAGTGGCCGCTGCGCTCAAACTCCGTGATTAACTTGGCAGTATCGACAATGGGTCTTTTAGTGTGGGTGGCTGTGTAACCAGCAGGGTCAGGAGTATAATCTTGAGGCCATGTCTGCGAGCAAGTCCATGAGCATTGAAAAGCACGACCAGTCCGACAATACAGTCAGTGAAACACCTGAACAACTGGCGCAATACCGGCACGCTTTTGAACAGCGCCTGGCAGATATCAATCAGCGTATCGAACAGGTCTGCGCCCGTTCAGGCCGCGCAAGAGGCGATGTGCGCCTGTTGCCGGTGAGCAAGACGGTAGATACCAGTCGCTTGCGCCAGGCCGTCAGTGCCGGTTGCCACCAGCTTGGCGAGAACAAGGTACAAGAGGCCATGGATAAGGCACAGGAACTCAGCGACCTGCCTGTTCAGTGGTCCATCATCGGTCATTTGCAAACCAACAAGGCCAAGTATGTGGCTCGTTTTGCCCATGAAGTCCAGTCGCTTGACTCCCTGAAACTGGCGGAAACGCTGGACAGGCGTTTGCAGCTGGAAGGTCGGGCACTGGATGTCTATGTACAGGTCAACAGCTCGGGGGAGGCCAGTAAGTACGGCCTGGCGCCAGATGATGTCCCGAAGTTCATGACCTCACTGAGCCCCTTCAGCAGTTTGCGCGTGCGCGGCCTGATGACTTTAGCTGTTTTCTCTGCCGACGATGTAACCGTGCGCGAGTGCTTCGTTCGTATGCGGACGTTAAGGGGTCGCTTGCGAGAGGAGCTCCCGGACCCGAGCTTATGCCAGGAGCTGTCCATGGGCATGTCAGGTGATTTTGAAATCGCTATCGAAGAAGGTTCTACCTGCGTACGCGTGGGCCAAGCGCTGTTTGGACCTCGCGCCTTGCCGGATAGCTACTACTGGCCTGGCGAAACCAAATAAGAAGAAATATTCCAGAAAAAACAAGGCAGCGAAATCCTATGGATACCTACACTCAATCAGCACAACCGGTTATCGTGTCTATCCAGTCACAACTGGTGTATGGCTGTGCGGGTAACAACGCCGCCATGCCACTATTGCAGAAACTCGGTGCCACGGTCTACGCGGTGCCCACGGTGCTGTTGTCTAACACGCCTCATTATCCAACGATAGGTGGAATCGACATGGCCTCTGATATCGTCGAGGAGCTGTTGAGCCGCTTGCTTGACCGTGTTCCGGCCACCGGGCTAACAGCCATTCTCACAGGTTACATTCGAGATGCGGCAACCGTCACCGTCGTTGCGAATTTCATTGATCGTATTCGTAAAGAAAATCCTGGCATCATCGTACTGGCGGACCCGGTGATGGGCGATACCGATCTTGGTTTGTTCATACCCGAAGAGGTGGCGCATTGTGTGAAGAGCCAGTTGCTCAGCCGGGCAGATATCTGCACTCCCAACTTGTTTGAAGCGCGCTTCATCATCGGAGAGGATGAGGTGGAGCCTCAGGATTTGCAGGTTGCTCTGCGGGCAGCCGGGGCTGGTATCAGTGTGATAACCGGGCTTGGTCTTGAGCAGGGCGCAAGCGAGGTACAGACAGTCGCCTGTCAGGGCGCTCAGCGCTGGAGTACCAGTACACCGCGGCTGGATATAAGGCCTACGGGCACTGGTGATTTACTCGCTGCCGCCTTCTTGTTTCACTGGCTGGCTACACGCGATGTGTCGATGGCATTGCAACAGTCTGTGGACAACGTATATTCCATCATGCGGCAAGCCGCAGACATGAGCCTGCAGGAGCTTGAACCAGCGCGCCTATAGAGAGGACTTTCTGATCAAGGACCCTGTATAGGGACCTGTGAGCAATTGTGAAAAAACTGGGTATTGAGTCGATTGTTGGCCGATGAAACATCAAGAAGCTGTAGGCGCAGCCGCTGTTTCATGGACCAGGGGGTGTATTGCCCCAGCCCGTATCATGGACAATGAATTCGAGGACAATCAAACGGATAAGCCGGTCTCGCTACTGCCTATGGCTCGTATGGTTTCTGATTTGCCTTGCCCCTGTGGGTCATCCCTTGGCGGATATTGGCGGATATGCTGATCCTCTTGAGCCGCCGGTCAGTGTTCTTGAGGACCCGACCGGCGAGTTGACGATTGCTGACATCGTCGCTGCCGATGAGCAGTTCTCAACCAGTATCGGGGCATCATTCAATTTTGGTTTTACCCGTTCGGCCTACTGGTTTGCCACGCAACTCGAACGGCCCGCAAACGGCAACTCCCTGTTTCTGAAAATATCGTATCCACTGCTGGATCAGATTGATTTGTATCTGCGTTCGGATGATGGCAGAAATAAACAGTTTGCAGCCGGGGATAGTTTTGAGTTCGACACACGGCAGGTAAATCACCGAGCCTTCATATTTCCGATATTCTTTGAGCCCGGTGAGCAGACTCTACAGGTATATCTGCGAGTAAAAACCACAAGCGCCATGCAGGTGCCCATCAGCGTGTGGGACCCCGAGGCCTTTCATAGTGAAAGTTATGATGAGCAGATAGTACTGGGTCTCTACTATGGTCTGCTGCTAGCCATCATGGTGTCCAATATCATGCTGGCACTGTCTGTCAGAGAGCCGGTTTATGCTTACTACTCGGCATACATAATGTTCTATGGCGGGTTTCAGCTCTGTCTGAATGGGCTGGCTTTCGAATACCTGTGGCCCACCTCTACCTACCTTGCGCAAAAAGGGACGGTCATGTTCATGGCTCTCAGTGCGGTCATGGCAACAGCCTTCTCAGCAGAAATACTGGAGATAAAGAAGGAGTCTGGGCGTCTACGAGCGTGTTTCATCGCCTTTGGCCTGATCAATATGGGGTCGGTCTTGCTTTGTATTGCGTTGCCGTACTCCATTGCCATACAACTTCAGACGCTGTTGACGACAGCAGGCACGATCCTGTTTTTCTGTGCCGGTATGATGCAGCTTCGTCGTGGGGTCGCAGCTGCTCGCTACTATCTGTTTGCCTGGACCATGTTTTTGCTGGGTATCTTCATCTATAGTTTGAAGACCTACGCTGTGCTACCAGAGAACGTTTTCACCGAATATGCCATCCAGGTGGGGTCCGCTATGGAGACTCTATTGCTGTCTTTTGCTATTGCGCACCGATTCAAGGTCTTGCGAGAAGACAAATTGCGCTTGCAGAGTGAGTCCACCGAGCTGTTGGAGACTCGAGTTTCAGAAAGGACACTGGAGCTGGAGCAAACGCTGCTGGAGTTGTCGACCGTGAATTCGCGTCTGGAAAAACTCAGCATTGTAGATCCCTTGAGTGGTCTTTTCAATCGAGCGTATTTCAATGGCAACTTTGACAGGATGTGGAAGCTGGCACAAGAAGAGCAGAGGAGCATGGCGATGCTCATGATCGACATAGATCACTTCAAGCAGGTCAATGACAAGCATGGTCATCTGGTCGGCGACAACGTTATCAGCGTTGTCAGCAAGCTGATTTCTGACACAGTGTCTCGAAAAGAGGATTTTGTTGTCCGATACGGTGGCGAAGAATTCGCTGTGGTATTACCTGATACAGATTTACAGATGGCAACGGTATTGGCCGAAAAAATTCGTGTCGCGGTCAATGAATTTGTCAGCGAGCTGGAAGCTGTGAGCCGGGTTGGTCGCATCAGTGTGAGTATTGGCGTTGCCGGCGGTATTCCAGCGGCTGCTGATTCGGAAGCTGGTAGTGAGACCTTGTTGTCACAGGCAGATAGTGCACTTTATGATGCTAAAAATCAGGGCAGGAATCGTGTGTGCCGGGCACCCGACAGCCATTCGCAGGAACCGTTTAATGATCCAGACTTTCGCAAGGTGCACCTGGGCTAAAGGCGGTCCCTAGCGAGTCGTCTACCTCCGGATTCAGCCTCGGCCATGTCTTCTGCTACATCCTCTATGGAGGGCTCATGTTTTCACGATGTCTGATGCCATGCAAGCACGGTAGAGGATGAGCTGCTTGCTGGCGTGGTGATATGCATTCATCAATGAACTCAAAAATATGAATTTCTATATTTGTTCCAAAAGAAGATAAGATTAGTGTACAGATAGGTTGGGAAAGTAGCTCGATACCCTGATTCGTGCAGTGCCTGGAGAGAGATTACGCATGTTCTTACGAGTCCCCGGAATGGTTGGTACAACCATGGGTATTGCGATGATTATCACCACCACATTAGCATTGGCTGACGTGACTTTACCTGATGAGGTGGTGGTGGAGAACCTGAGAATCGAGAAATCACTCTCAGGCTCACCCGGTGATGCTGCACAGGGGCGCAAGACGTTTGCCGATCGCAGTCTGGGCAATTGTCTTGCTTGCCACCTCAATTCAGATCTGAGTGATGAGTTGTTCCACGGCAATGTCGGGCCCTCGCTAGACGGCGTTGCCACACGCTGGAAGCCGGAACAGCTGCGTACCATCGTCGTGAATGCCAAGAAAGTCTTCACTGAACGCACCATTATGCCAGGGTTCTACTCACTGGACGTCGGGGAAGACGTGCGTGAGGATCTCATCGGTAAAACCATCCTCACGGCTCAGCAAGTTGAGGATGTTGTGGCGTATCTGAACACCCTTGAATAGCTTTGATCTCATGGATATTCTGGAGTATATTAATCAATGAGCATTAGTAGACGAAGTTTA is a window encoding:
- a CDS encoding RidA family protein, producing MVGLEELGLSLPLPPKPIGNYLPAVVDGDMLYVSRTLGTIRDENDNDIVPIKGKLGSDLTIEQGYQSARYMAPSIAALEADDEYFKQINLLTLRNTMLGNFLGTPGVSLPVGKDGQGLPVGMLVSAAMDRDDQLSRIARVIQNVIER
- a CDS encoding transporter substrate-binding domain-containing protein → MEPITFRAIAAMVILVAATLWVTNARSDSEATLKIGWTLAPPVFEIGSNGEYTGYSVEFARLLGKQIGRNVQIQIFDNITALVDAQISGETDMLAGAPDLAIFNQSNVFSQSVGTSRYALFGLSSRLDDLDTSLDGSLRVSVLPGRPTGVDEYLKHQIEVPISSPGEGLLALLAQDIDAVIFPEDSVQTWTYRAGLDHLILPISEPVAEVQRVVALHNSHADLLPSINTAINRMEADGSLPELRRRYLMEHFEPEPEVLKVGIPQIVEGLEFAPYFLLEEDEEYTGFAIELFQKLAERAGLNYRFEVISFADMTQGPNASGVDLIPLFALPTDSRGLADHTLPTEELLVTATVRRNEREETLSLGDISGHKVGVLGGTFGHRMALKDKTLDVITFEPGDYLLDALLDRSIDVVLKTKGYTSASAERRELSAEILELTPELYRSERGILLRFGLGKVRERLNTAIGSYLLSDDYATLRQKYFGAPVFWTAGRQRIAIAGLLAAAMLILAFGSALIMSDRARRRAKAAHGEAKLAHDEAERARREAETLRNHAEDRTAETLNATSQLRAVMDAAQSGILGMNRNGEIVFANPVAREMIGIDDSSTPINWPSDVLFFNAGQTQALVGVENPVNRALSKDHQAVGVFLMSGAATEEMRSVRLASTSLPRKASPEIGTVLVIEDVTEHERDRSRVEHYDRLSMVGQLTGGVAHDFNNLLAVILSRQELLRDNISNEVHLEHIDASIGAASRGADLTRSMLAFARKAPLQPRRVDVNEMVRETRDWTVRTIATNISVETTLTEELWPIEVDVGATESALLNLILNARDAMPDGGTLTITTTGVDITESTSDYPDTIQTGPYVVLSVTDTGHGIAAENLSRIFEPFFTTKAPGQGSGLGLSMIQGFMEQSKGGAAVTSETGKGTTFELFFPASTTAVDAEPKYSVGKALEPTGQRILLVEDTAEVLDVLEAMLSSAGYAVTTADTADQALIIIESNQDFDLLLTDVMMPGRMNGVDLATILRKRCPELPVITMSGYSDFCVADEMVGGGNLQLSKPVSRSDLLCAISEALEGSLTVPG
- a CDS encoding DUF3087 family protein, whose translation is MKLRAIDKQRYSKHYKIIFAAIVVQMMIVSIVCSSLLISWFSTPEESHFILNLIGVVLAALIAAYVIYHCRDNAFMNEVVYVWNLKKQLNRIYRKQRKIEPLIEDNNVDAMIIMNFMYKGSRQLYELDDNTITLDNLAAMSRLLDTRMEQHKIKITTDDYHPDLLAQF
- a CDS encoding ATP-binding protein — its product is MTGPILISIIQSMIALLLAGALLFPLFSRPHFEQNTTTRVLIGLIFGITYVALSLNSLVLNDGGVLNASAGVLIFAAYLGGPVAGAMVLTVSLAIRAGLGGDMLILGLVMQAICVFAGLLLRMIRPFSIWPQLPNRILFYALGVFLVMHCSGVILAILLDLAAITPIASEFVVFILAGLLSVTVTWAVIQQSWRLASIERENGALLRQLQLIFKNCGIGVLYYNGRSGRLDFDPSFRKLYGLSENEVLEPYTLISRLVHAEDREAVKVHISNAIYGSGTHGSQLFRTCSDDDQLRHIRSTWQAESETPEGLRNLIGLHIDVTDVTTAQQQRIEAQQQIAAIAENLPGVIFQLIWQNCSVKELTYISSKSVDLWGLTQEAVHQAPCESLAAHFEAGEAEKVSRAINDAASNGGRGSTRVWMRGRSEKRIRVELQVQAMDLGNGTHLVNGIYVDITSESAAQEEADLQAALARQSQKNESIGRLTGGVAHDFNNILAIILSNLELLRDTVESDSQRAMIDAGIGASHRGAGLTRSMLSFARTASLDPEALDLNTVVRHAKNWMHRAMPESVEVEMSLLAGLWPVRLDASLLESALLNLIVNARDAMHNHGKLTIETANVRIDQSFIDTRNETISPGRYVMLAVSDTGSGIEADTLECMFDPFYTTKAPGEGSGIGLSMIQGFVKQSLGTIRVYTELGMGTSFKIYFPVCDTAPVIKHKKIDEVSSHECSGARILLVEDDENIREVQLAMLERGGYRVVTANSGDAALDIFNADSAFDLIVTDIVMPGELQGTTLASKVRETNLQIPFIFMSGYAAEATVHGNGLRPKDIRLMKPVPMSSLLNSVAAALKLRD